A segment of the Alphaproteobacteria bacterium genome:
AACCGAATTTCGAATAAAAAATAAAAACCTTTATCCCACTTGGCATAATGCACCGGTTCCTTCTTTTGGTGATTTTAAAAGTAATATACTTATTGTAGGATTGGCCCCCGGTCTTCAAGGGGCTAATCGAACAGGACGTCCTTTTACCGGGGATTATGCGGGTGATCTTCTCTACCAAACCTTATTGGACTTTAATCTAGCAACTGGTGTCTATGACCCAGAACAACCTTCCCTTTATCATTTAAAAAATGTCAGAATTACAAATGCTGTTCGCTGCGTCCCACCTGAAAACAAGCCAGAATCCCAAGAAATTAATCATTGCCTTCCATTTTTAAAATCAGAAATAGCTGCAATGGTTCATTTGAAAATTATTCTAACTTTGGGGACAATTGCCCATAATTCTGTTCTTAAAGCTTTAGATTATAAAAAAACTTTGTACCCTTTTAAACATGGGGCATCTTATCCTCTAACCCCTTCCTTAATCTTGGTTAATAGTTATCATTGTTCTCGTTATAATACCAATACAGGTCGTTTAACATCAGAAATGTTTCAGGATGTTTTTCGTATTCTGACAAAATTTTTATAAAAATTTAATATATACAATTTTATTCTTTTGCCCGCTTCATAATCGCAGCTTTTTGTCTATTCCAATCGCGTTCCTTTTCAGTATTTCTTTTATCAATTTGCCGTTTACCTTTAGCCAACCCAAGTTCGACTTTAGCAATACCACGATCATTAAAATAAATTGATAATGGGATTAAAGTCATACCTTGCCGTTGAATAGATCCAATAAGCTTATTGAACTGTCTTTTTCTAAGCAATAAACGTCTTGGCCTTAAAGGTTCATGATTAAATTGATTGGATGCTTTATATTCTGGAATATGGGCATTAAAAAGAACCATATAATCATTATCAAAACTCGCATAAGCATCCAAAAGCGATGCTTTTCCACTTCGTAGCGACTTAACCTCGCTGCCCACTAAAATCATCCCGGCTTCAATCTTATCTTCGATAAAATAATCATGATAAGCTTTACGATTTTGGGCTACAATGTGTTGTTTTGACATGTTCTATAACTATAGTTAGGTATTTTGAAAGAGTATAAAGATAAAAGAGCATTTTGTAAAATCGATACCGGTAATTTTTATAAGTTTTTTAATTATTTAAACTTTACTACTTAACACTTTTTAGGTAGGGTATAAAAACTCCGTAACTTTTGTGTTGATTTTTATTTTAAAGCAATGTTTAAGACATTTCAAAGCCTCTTGTGGCAAAGACGTTTTTTATTATTACGCTTTGCCTTTCAGCTTAAAATTCTATTCTTTTTATCTATTCTGGGGTCAGAAATTATAGGCCATCAAGCGCTTGCCAAATATTTAACACCTAATGATTTATCTTTAACCCAAAAAGCTTTTGCTGAAATCGATAAAAAGCAATGGAAGAATGCGTTGGCAACTGCGGCACGTATTAAAAATCCTATTGCTCAAGATCTTATTGAATGGCTTGATCTTATAAGACCAGATTCTGCTTTTTCCTTTGAACGACTTAATGGTTTTTTATCAACACATCCAAATTGGCCATCGCAAAATACCCTTCGTATTAAAGCAGAGATGGCTATTACAGATATTTTATCACCAGATTTTATTATTAAATGGTTTTCGAAATATGATCCTTTAACATTAGTGGGCAGTATGAAATTGGCTGAAGCTATGTTTGCCAAAAAAATGGATAAACAAGCTATCAGCATGTTACGTAATGGATGGATAAAATATAATGGTACCGAAAGTGTTGAAGCAGATTTTATAGCCTATTATAAAAACTATTTACAACCCTCCGACCATAATGCCAGACTTGATCGTTTACTATGGGATGAAAATTTAGAAGCCGCAGAACGCATGCTGCCTTTTGTTGATCAAACCCAACAAGTTTTAGCAAGAACCAGAATTAGCTTAATTAACAACAGTATCAATGGC
Coding sequences within it:
- a CDS encoding uracil-DNA glycosylase, which codes for MVLVSHEPSLTCALCPRLTEFRIKNKNLYPTWHNAPVPSFGDFKSNILIVGLAPGLQGANRTGRPFTGDYAGDLLYQTLLDFNLATGVYDPEQPSLYHLKNVRITNAVRCVPPENKPESQEINHCLPFLKSEIAAMVHLKIILTLGTIAHNSVLKALDYKKTLYPFKHGASYPLTPSLILVNSYHCSRYNTNTGRLTSEMFQDVFRILTKFL
- the smpB gene encoding SsrA-binding protein SmpB, producing the protein MSKQHIVAQNRKAYHDYFIEDKIEAGMILVGSEVKSLRSGKASLLDAYASFDNDYMVLFNAHIPEYKASNQFNHEPLRPRRLLLRKRQFNKLIGSIQRQGMTLIPLSIYFNDRGIAKVELGLAKGKRQIDKRNTEKERDWNRQKAAIMKRAKE